In Excalfactoria chinensis isolate bCotChi1 chromosome 20, bCotChi1.hap2, whole genome shotgun sequence, a genomic segment contains:
- the DFFA gene encoding DNA fragmentation factor subunit alpha encodes MAARLKPCVVRRGDGSEQHGLAASCLRELRDKAGRALSIGEDGRPVTLVLAEDGTIVDDEDYFLCLPSNTAFVALAKGERWSGRSADGRSAWRSEPADEVDSGAERWRQLAWQLKGDLSNIILMSEEDLQVLVDVPRSDLAEELAQSETKTQVLQDTLQQVLDRREEERQSKQLLELYLEALKKEDSVLSKVAESESIPRKEMDVVDTGTSSAGTSARTALSDQICAVLKEKPAPELCLDSQTLELVVKEDTQALAAALSWDKQKAEAVQQACDQELSRRLQQVQTLHSLRSTSRGKKALPCGDGLSPKRRK; translated from the exons ATGGCGGCGCGGCTGAAGCCGTGCGTGGTGCGGCGGGGCGACGGGAGCGAGCAGCACGGGCTGGCCGCCTCCTGCCTGCGGGAGCTGCGCGACAAGG CCGGCCGCGCTCTGTCCATCGGCGAGGACGGGCGGCCCGTCACCTTGGTGCTGGCGGAGGATGGCACCATCGTGGACGACGAGGACTATTTCCTGTGCCTGCCCTCCAACACCGCGTTCGTGGCGCTGGCCAAAGGCGAGAGGTGGTCCGGGAGGAGCGCAG ACGGCAGATCGGCCTGGCGCTCAGAGCCTGCGGATGAAGTGGACAGTGGTGCAGAGAGGTGGAGGCAGCTGGCATGGCAGCTGAAGGGCGACCTGTCCAACATCATCCTGATGTCTGAAGAAGACCTGCAG GTGCTGGTTGATGTACCACGTTCAGATCTGGCAGAGGAACTTGCCCAAAGTGAAACCAAAACGCAGGTATTGCAGGACACCCTGCAGCAGGTGCTGGACAGACGAGAAGAGGAACGTCAGTCGAAGCAGCTCCTGGAACTCTACTTAGAGGCCTTGAAAAAGGAAGACAGCGTCTTAAGCAAAGTAGCAG agtcTGAGAGCATACCAAGAAAGGAGATGGATGTGGTCGACACAGGTACCAGCAGTGCAGGGACTTCAGCCAGAACAGCCCTCAGTGACCAgatctgtgctgttttgaaagagaaacCTGCCCCAGAGCTCTGCTTGGACAGTCAAACTCTAGAG CTGGTGGTGAAAGAAGACACTCAAGCCCTGGCTGCAGCTTTAAGCTGGGACAAGCAGAAAGCCGAAGCAGTCCAACAAGCTTGTGATCAGGAGCTCTCCAGGCGTCTACAGCAAGTGCAGACTTTGCACTCCCTGAGGAGCACATCAAGGGGCAAGAAAGCGCTGCCCTGTGGAGATGGGCTTAGTCCAAAACGCAGGAAATAA
- the PGD gene encoding 6-phosphogluconate dehydrogenase, decarboxylating, protein MAEADIALIGLAVMGQNLILNMNDHGFVVCAFNRTVSKVDDFLANEAKGTKVIGAHSLEEMVSKLKKPRRIILLVKAGSAVDDFINKLVPLLEAGDIIIDGGNSEYRDTTRRCKELLQKGLLFVGSGVSGGEEGARYGPSLMPGGSKEAWPHIKTIFQSIAAKVGSGEPCCDWVGEEGAGHFVKMVHNGIEYGDMQLICEAYHLMKDVVGMDHDEMSQVFEEWNKTELDSFLIEITANILKFKDKDDKYLLPKIRDSAGQKGTGKWTAISALEYGVPVTLIGEAVFARCLSSLKEERVQASKLLNGPKLNQFSGNKKAFLEDIRKALYASKIISYAQGFMLLRQAAKEFGWTLNYGGIALMWRGGCIIRSVFLGKIKDAFDRNPELQNLLLDDFFKTAVEKCQDSWRHVISTGVQRGIPMPCFTTALSFYDGYRHEVLPANLIQAQRDYFGAHTYELLSKPGVFIHTNWTGHGGNVSSSAYNV, encoded by the exons ATGGCCGA AGCTGATATTGCGTTGATCGGACTGGCCGTGATGGGTCAGAACCTGATTCTGAACATGAACGATCACGGCTTTGTG GTCTGTGCTTTTAACAGGACGGTTTCCAAAGTGGATGACTTTCTGGCTAATGAGGCCAAAGGAACCAAAGTGATCGGTGCTCACAGCCTGGAGGAGATGGTCTCGAAGCTAAAGAAGCCTCGTCGCATCATCTTGCTGGTGAAGGCTGGAAGCGCAGTGGATGACTTCATCAATAAATTA gTGCCATTGTTGGAGGCTGGGGACATCATCATTGATGGTGGGAATTCTGAGTACAGAGATACCACG aGACGCTGTAAGGAGCTGCTGCAAAAAGGCCTCTTATTTGTTGGGAGTGGTGTTAGTGGTGGAGAGGAGGGGGCCAGGTATGGTCCTTCACTCATGCCAGGAGGATCCAAAGAAGCCTG GCCACATATCAAGACCATATTTCAAAGCATTGCTGCTAAAGTGGGATCTGGGGAACCTTGTTGTGACTGG GTAGGAGAGGAGGGTGCTGGGCACTTTGTGAAGATGGTGCACAATGGGATTGAATATGGAGACATGCAGTTGATCTGTGAGGCCTACCACCTGATGAAAGATGTTGTGGGCATGGACCACGATGAGATGTCACAG gTATTTGAGGAATGGAATAAGACTGAACTGGACTCTTTCCTGATTGAGATCACAGCCAATATCCTCAAATTCAAAGATAAGGATGATAAATACCTCCTCCCAAAGATCAGGGACAGTGCAGGACAAAAAGGCACAGGGAAGTGGACAGCAATTTCTGCCCTGGAATATGGAGTCCCTGTCACTCTCATAG GTGAGGCTGTGTTTGCACGGTGCCTGTCGTCCCTCAAGGAGGAGAGAGTGCAGGCCAGTAAGCTGCTGAATGGGCCTAAATTGAATCAATTTAGTGGGAACAAGAAGGCATTTCTTGAGGATATACGCAAG gccCTGTATGCTTCCAAGATTATCTCCTATGCTCAAGGCTTCATGCTGCTGAGACAAGCAGCCAAAGAATTTGGCTGGACACTGAATTATGGTGGCATTGCACTGATGTGGAGGGGAGGCTGCATCATCAGAAG TGTGTTCCTGGGGAAAATCAAAGACGCTTTTGATCGAAACCCTGAACTTCAGAATTTGCTGTTGGATGATTTCTTTAAGACAGCTGTAGAAAAATGCCAG GACTCCTGGCGACATGTCATCAGTACTGGAGTCCAGCGTGGTATTCCTATGCCCTGCTTCACCACAGCACTTTCATTTTATGATGGATACAGACATGAAGTGCTGCCAGCTAACCTGATCCAG GCTCAGCGTGATTACTTTGGTGCACATACATATGAGTTATTATCGAAGCCGGGTGTATTTATCCATACTAACTGGACAGGCCATGGAGGAAATGTGTCCTCTTCTGCCTACAATGTCTAA
- the CENPS gene encoding centromere protein S isoform X2, which produces MRFQERLRAAVHYTTGCLCQGVAEDKGVLFSKQTVAAISEITFRQCENFARDLEMFARHAKRSTITSEDVKLLARRSNSLLKYITQKSEELASSNMEQKEKKKKPSAAKGRRSEENETPVTESEDSNMA; this is translated from the exons ATGAGATTCCAGGAG AGGCTGCGGGCCGCGGTGCACTACACGACGggctgcctgtgccagggcGTCGCTGAGGACAAGGGCGTGCTGTTCAGCAAGCAGACTGTCGCTGCCATATCCGAGATCACCTTCAGGCAGTGCG aaaactTTGCAAGAGACCTCGAGATGTTTGCCAG GCATGCGAAGCGAAGCACAATCACTTCAGAAGATGTGAAGCTTTTGGCTAGAAGGAGCAATTCTTTG ctgaAGTATATCACACAGAAGAGTGAAGAGCTTGCATCGAGTAACATggaacaaaaggagaagaagaagaagcccAGTGCAGCTAAGGGAAGGAGATCTGAGGAAAACGAAACACCTGTGACTGAAAGTGAAGATTCCAACATGGCGTGA
- the CENPS gene encoding centromere protein S isoform X1: MAAARPRLSAGRETSGGRAMEANGGEQRELLIQRLRAAVHYTTGCLCQGVAEDKGVLFSKQTVAAISEITFRQCENFARDLEMFARHAKRSTITSEDVKLLARRSNSLLKYITQKSEELASSNMEQKEKKKKPSAAKGRRSEENETPVTESEDSNMA; encoded by the exons atggcggcggcgcggccccgcctCAGCGCTGGGCGGGAAACTTCGGGCGGGCGGGCGATGGAGGCGAACGGCGGGGAGCAGCGGGAGCTGCTCATACAG AGGCTGCGGGCCGCGGTGCACTACACGACGggctgcctgtgccagggcGTCGCTGAGGACAAGGGCGTGCTGTTCAGCAAGCAGACTGTCGCTGCCATATCCGAGATCACCTTCAGGCAGTGCG aaaactTTGCAAGAGACCTCGAGATGTTTGCCAG GCATGCGAAGCGAAGCACAATCACTTCAGAAGATGTGAAGCTTTTGGCTAGAAGGAGCAATTCTTTG ctgaAGTATATCACACAGAAGAGTGAAGAGCTTGCATCGAGTAACATggaacaaaaggagaagaagaagaagcccAGTGCAGCTAAGGGAAGGAGATCTGAGGAAAACGAAACACCTGTGACTGAAAGTGAAGATTCCAACATGGCGTGA